The Leptospira langatensis genomic sequence GCCGGGGGTAAGTAACTCTTCTCAGATCCTGGATATTATCCGTAATACGGAAACAGTTGAATACAGATTGAGAGAGCCTGGTCGCGATCCGAATAATCCGAATCTTAGAGGTCAGTACCAATCCCTGATCGATGCCGAAGAAGGTAAACTTCTGGAGCAAGAAAAGAGAGAAGAGACTGAGATCGTCAAATTCCAGAACATAGTAAAACAAAAACTCGGAAAGGCAGAGCAGGACAAATTCCTGGAAGCCATGGAGAAGAAATACAATATCCCCGAGAAATATAAGCTTTATGTAAAATGGAATCGTTCTGCGAATCCTAAGGCTCCTCTTCTTCCTCGCGAGTTCGTGGTCTTGGAAAGAGCGATCGCTCTGGACGGAAAGGATATGCGAAACGCGAGAGAAAGCTATGACCAGAACAGGCTTTCGTATTACGTTTCCTTCTCCTTAACTTCTCAGGGAGCTGAGAAGTTCTTCGATATCACTTCGAAAAACGTAGGAAGACAACTCGCAATCGTATGGGGAGACAAGGTCATCTCCGATCCGGTGATCCGTACTCCGATCGCGGGCGGAAATGCTCAGATCGATGGGGAGTTCGGTCAAAAAGAAGCCACCGATCTCGCAAATGTGATCAGTGAGGGTGCGCTTCCGATCCCATTGAGCGTTTTGGAAATGAGATTTATCGGACCTACTCTCGGGATCGAATCCATTGAAGTGGGTTTGAAAGCGGTTCTTTTGGGATTCGCTCTCGTGATCGTTTTCATGCTGATCATCTATAGATTGTCCGGACTCGTTGCGGATATCGCTCTACTTGTGAACGTGATCGTTCTTATGGCGCTACTTTCTCTCATGGGATTCACTTTGACCCTGCCAGGATTTGCGGGGATCATCCTCACAGTCGGTATGGCTGTGGATGCGAACGTGATCATCTATGAAAGGATCAAAGAGGAACTCATTGCAGGAAAACATGTATCCGCAGCGGTGGCTCAAGGTTTCGAGAACGCATTCTGGACCATTATGGACAGTAACGTTACGACATTGATCTCAGGGATCCTAATGATCAAACTCGGGAACGGGCCGATCAAAGGATTCGCAATCACTCTTTGTTGGGGTATTATCACTTCCTTGTTCACCTCGCTTTTCTTGAGCAGAATGATCATGGATATCCTGGTAAACAAGTTGGGAGTTCGCAAACTCCAGATCGGATTCAAGAAACTGGAGTCCAAGAATGTTTGATTTTATAAAATATAAATATATATCTATTACCTTTTCTACCATCCTGATCATAATCGGATTCGGGGTAACCTTCGGGAAATACGGCGGCTTCGCCACTTCTTTGGATTTCGATGGAGGACTACGTGCCGTTGTGGAATTTCCTGCAACAGTAGAACGTAAGAACCTAGAGGAATATTTCTCTTCCAAGAATTTGGAAGCGGTGCTTGTTCTCATGGACAAGGACAAGAACGATTATCAGATCGATATCGGTCTCGGTTCCGTGGACAGGATCAAAGAATTATACCTGGAGAGAAAGGGAAAGGATAACGTGGAAGCGAAACAAGCCTCCGCGATCGATGCGCTCATTGGGATCCTGCAAGAAGATTTCAAATTGGATAAGAAAGCGATCCTCTCTGCGAACCAAGTGGGTTCCGTGGTAGGCGCGGAG encodes the following:
- the secD gene encoding protein translocase subunit SecD; the protein is MKSVQWIFVPIIVVAASLTLLYPNFAERELELAVRKEFKDLPEATRKEALESFADRWKTDYNPKGAWSIEPDPSVFPDQDFYLVKGRFITSAKINQISQENQDLILEPKNRLRPTWVEDFIFGGRPLAIKLGLDLQGGMRVVLKGDFEDYTSKLKDSYVKEIEELTKKKADASLGEKERKEASDKLKEIDGYFELTPSRKLAELEKAKLIIDNRLTNQNLTEPQVRIQKDQDSIEVSLPGVSNSSQILDIIRNTETVEYRLREPGRDPNNPNLRGQYQSLIDAEEGKLLEQEKREETEIVKFQNIVKQKLGKAEQDKFLEAMEKKYNIPEKYKLYVKWNRSANPKAPLLPREFVVLERAIALDGKDMRNARESYDQNRLSYYVSFSLTSQGAEKFFDITSKNVGRQLAIVWGDKVISDPVIRTPIAGGNAQIDGEFGQKEATDLANVISEGALPIPLSVLEMRFIGPTLGIESIEVGLKAVLLGFALVIVFMLIIYRLSGLVADIALLVNVIVLMALLSLMGFTLTLPGFAGIILTVGMAVDANVIIYERIKEELIAGKHVSAAVAQGFENAFWTIMDSNVTTLISGILMIKLGNGPIKGFAITLCWGIITSLFTSLFLSRMIMDILVNKLGVRKLQIGFKKLESKNV